In Streptomyces asoensis, a single genomic region encodes these proteins:
- a CDS encoding LamG-like jellyroll fold domain-containing protein: MTRHATRPRVRARVWALLAAAALLLPPSGLLPTASASASTAGGTSSASSPTAGPAAVETHGLKGEYFSMSAPGARDFDRLGGTLLDPQINFSGLTGTFQELTGRTEHTTARWTGRIAAPATGDYTFYAIGDNGFRLFIDGRPVIDHWVGDWDREQTGAAVRLTAGEQHDFRLELFQDTGGANMFLRWSTPALAKQIVPMSAFTPPDGFEVFPVELSVAESGRRLRARFEGGVGRLQGLTDHLKVEADTTALPVRSVKAVPGDPSSLSIDLAQPVQRNQLVRVSYDGEGGLTAGGASVPKLIRYADNASTHRLTTEWGDRLDEKHPLPEYPRPQLVRSKWLNLNGPWQFGAAKAGEQPVFGRNLGEKIVVPFPVESQLSGLERHEDHMFYRRLVDVPRSWKVGGSGKADRLRLNFGAVDYRATVYVNGTMVAEHTGGYNAFGVDITDALKAGGPQEIIVAVTDTGGADQPMGKQSRNPGGIFYTQTSGIWQTVWMEPVAPASIDAVVTTPDIDTGTLAVKVEAAHASPGARVRAVARDTHGRVVGKVTGPAGEELRLPIAGRHLWSPDDPYLYDLDVTLTDAGSTDKVGSYFGMREIGVEKVGGFRKLVLNGKPIFSLATLDQGFWPDGLYTAPSDEALAFDLEAHKKLGFNAVRKHIKVEPQRWFYHADRLGLLVWQDFVSGDITGGTGQKAFVDQGMESVRQHHNAPSVVGWIVFNEGWGEWSREETGRIAESVRAADPSRVVNAHSGVNCCNSKGDSGKGDIIDHHDYNNTDPAFPDEMRAAMDGEHGGFVLRTPGHMWPGAPTVIYSGVDTKEELTRKYVENTRQFYVEQAGAELSGSVYTQITDLENELNGLYTYDRRVIKVDPVQVRRVNREVIAAGAAAGRAGPLRNGGSWNLDEGSGTTAKDRGPAARTLTLREGASWTPGISGSALKFDGQKQYAETAGPVLDTGGSYSVSAWVRLDALPGNYATAVSQDSRATANSFYLQYGHGTFAFSTPGEHRAQVAVAAETGRWYHLVGVRDATGDQIRLYVDGKLAATATGGAALPSTGPLTLGRAHWGGADVDFWNGAVDEVHAVDRALGPEEVSALYTEVRR, from the coding sequence CCGCCGGGGGGACGAGCAGCGCGTCCTCCCCCACCGCCGGACCGGCGGCCGTCGAGACGCACGGCCTGAAGGGCGAGTACTTCAGCATGTCCGCTCCCGGCGCCCGGGACTTCGACCGGCTCGGCGGAACGCTGCTCGACCCGCAGATCAACTTCTCCGGGCTGACCGGCACCTTCCAGGAGCTGACCGGCAGGACCGAGCACACCACCGCGCGCTGGACCGGCCGGATCGCGGCTCCGGCCACCGGCGACTACACGTTCTACGCCATCGGTGACAACGGTTTCCGGCTGTTCATCGACGGGCGGCCCGTCATCGACCACTGGGTGGGCGACTGGGACCGGGAGCAGACCGGCGCCGCCGTCCGGCTGACCGCGGGCGAGCAGCACGACTTCCGCCTCGAACTGTTCCAGGACACCGGCGGCGCCAACATGTTCCTGCGCTGGTCCACGCCGGCGCTGGCCAAGCAGATCGTGCCGATGTCGGCCTTCACCCCGCCGGACGGCTTCGAGGTCTTCCCGGTGGAGCTGTCCGTCGCCGAGAGCGGACGGCGGCTGCGCGCCCGGTTCGAGGGCGGCGTGGGCCGGCTCCAGGGGCTCACGGACCATCTGAAGGTCGAGGCGGACACCACCGCCCTGCCGGTCAGGTCGGTGAAGGCCGTGCCCGGCGACCCCTCGTCGCTCTCCATCGACCTCGCGCAACCGGTCCAGCGCAACCAGCTGGTCCGGGTCTCCTACGACGGTGAAGGCGGCCTGACGGCCGGCGGCGCGAGCGTGCCGAAACTCATCCGCTACGCCGACAACGCCTCCACCCACCGTCTCACCACCGAGTGGGGCGACCGGCTCGACGAGAAGCACCCGTTGCCGGAGTACCCGAGGCCGCAGCTGGTGCGGTCGAAGTGGCTGAACCTGAACGGCCCTTGGCAGTTCGGCGCGGCGAAGGCGGGAGAGCAGCCGGTCTTCGGCAGGAACCTCGGCGAGAAGATCGTCGTACCGTTCCCGGTCGAGTCGCAGCTGTCCGGCTTGGAGCGGCACGAGGACCACATGTTCTACCGCAGGCTGGTCGACGTCCCCCGGAGCTGGAAGGTCGGCGGCAGCGGGAAGGCCGACCGGCTCAGGCTGAACTTCGGCGCAGTCGACTACCGCGCGACCGTCTACGTCAACGGCACGATGGTCGCCGAACACACCGGCGGCTACAACGCGTTCGGCGTCGACATCACCGACGCGCTGAAGGCCGGCGGCCCGCAGGAGATCATCGTCGCCGTCACCGACACCGGCGGCGCCGACCAGCCCATGGGCAAGCAGTCCCGCAACCCGGGCGGCATCTTCTACACGCAGACGTCCGGCATCTGGCAGACGGTGTGGATGGAACCCGTCGCACCCGCCTCGATCGACGCCGTCGTCACCACGCCCGACATCGACACCGGCACACTCGCGGTGAAGGTCGAGGCGGCGCACGCCTCCCCCGGCGCCCGGGTGCGGGCCGTCGCACGCGACACCCACGGCAGGGTCGTCGGAAAGGTCACCGGCCCCGCCGGTGAGGAACTGCGGCTGCCGATCGCCGGTCGGCACCTGTGGAGCCCCGACGACCCCTACCTCTACGACCTGGACGTCACGCTCACCGACGCCGGCTCGACCGACAAGGTCGGCAGCTACTTCGGGATGCGCGAGATCGGCGTCGAGAAGGTGGGCGGCTTCCGCAAACTCGTCCTCAACGGCAAGCCGATTTTCTCCCTCGCCACGCTCGACCAGGGGTTCTGGCCCGACGGCCTGTACACCGCGCCCAGCGACGAGGCCCTCGCCTTCGACCTCGAAGCGCACAAGAAGCTCGGCTTCAACGCCGTGCGCAAGCACATCAAGGTCGAACCGCAGCGGTGGTTCTACCACGCCGACCGGCTCGGTCTGCTGGTCTGGCAGGACTTCGTCTCGGGCGACATCACCGGCGGCACGGGCCAGAAGGCGTTCGTCGACCAGGGCATGGAGAGCGTGCGCCAGCACCACAACGCGCCCTCGGTCGTCGGCTGGATCGTCTTCAACGAGGGCTGGGGCGAGTGGAGCCGCGAGGAGACCGGCCGCATCGCCGAGTCCGTCCGGGCCGCCGACCCGTCCCGTGTCGTCAACGCCCACAGCGGTGTCAACTGCTGCAACTCCAAGGGCGATTCGGGCAAGGGCGACATCATCGACCACCACGACTACAACAACACCGACCCCGCCTTCCCCGACGAGATGCGGGCCGCGATGGACGGCGAGCACGGCGGGTTCGTCCTGCGCACCCCGGGCCACATGTGGCCGGGCGCCCCGACGGTGATCTACAGCGGCGTCGACACCAAGGAGGAGCTGACCCGCAAGTACGTCGAGAACACCCGGCAGTTCTACGTCGAGCAGGCCGGCGCCGAGCTGTCGGGCTCGGTGTACACACAGATCACCGACCTGGAGAACGAGCTCAACGGCCTGTACACCTACGACCGGCGCGTGATCAAGGTCGATCCCGTCCAGGTGCGCCGGGTCAACCGCGAGGTGATCGCCGCCGGTGCCGCCGCGGGCCGTGCGGGACCGCTCAGGAACGGCGGGAGCTGGAACCTGGACGAGGGCAGCGGTACCACCGCGAAGGACCGGGGCCCGGCCGCCAGGACCCTCACCCTGCGCGAGGGTGCCTCATGGACCCCGGGCATCAGCGGAAGCGCCCTGAAGTTCGACGGCCAGAAGCAGTACGCCGAGACCGCCGGGCCCGTGCTGGACACCGGCGGCAGCTACTCGGTGTCCGCCTGGGTGCGACTCGACGCGCTCCCCGGCAACTACGCCACCGCCGTCAGCCAGGACTCGCGCGCCACCGCCAACTCCTTCTACCTCCAGTACGGACACGGCACGTTCGCCTTCAGCACGCCCGGCGAGCACCGCGCCCAGGTCGCCGTCGCCGCGGAGACGGGCCGCTGGTACCACCTGGTCGGCGTACGCGACGCCACCGGCGACCAGATCCGTCTGTACGTCGACGGGAAGCTCGCCGCGACGGCCACGGGCGGCGCCGCCCTCCCGAGCACGGGTCCGCTGACCCTGGGACGCGCCCACTGGGGCGGCGCGGACGTCGACTTCTGGAACGGCGCGGTCGACGAGGTCCACGCCGTCGACCGGGCGCTCGGCCCCGAGGAGGTGAGCGCCCTCTACACGGAGGTGAGGCGCTGA
- a CDS encoding TetR/AcrR family transcriptional regulator produces MPRRVDHAERRTEIAQALVRAAGRVGLHAVGMRDVAAEAGVSLRLVQYYFESKEKLLLFGLRHLAAGFGERVIARVRAAGDDPGPRAVIEALLTAALPVDEESRLFHHLYTSYAVLSVTDEALAAQPFIKDPDAAESTLTGLLRQAADAGLLRAGTDPHAEAVGLLAMSAGLGTGVLVGQRDARSATVVLRYHLDRIFLD; encoded by the coding sequence ATGCCGAGGCGCGTGGATCACGCAGAGCGGCGTACCGAGATCGCGCAGGCCCTGGTCCGGGCCGCGGGGAGGGTCGGCCTGCACGCGGTGGGCATGCGCGACGTGGCGGCCGAGGCGGGCGTCTCCCTGCGGCTGGTGCAGTACTACTTCGAGTCGAAGGAGAAGCTCCTCCTCTTCGGACTCCGGCATCTGGCCGCCGGGTTCGGGGAACGGGTGATCGCGCGGGTCCGCGCCGCGGGCGACGATCCCGGGCCGCGGGCGGTGATCGAGGCGCTGCTGACGGCGGCCCTGCCGGTCGACGAGGAGAGCCGCCTGTTCCACCACCTCTACACCTCGTACGCCGTGCTGTCGGTGACCGACGAGGCCCTCGCGGCCCAGCCCTTCATCAAGGACCCGGACGCCGCCGAGTCCACCCTCACCGGGCTGCTGCGGCAGGCGGCGGATGCCGGACTGCTCCGCGCCGGTACGGACCCCCACGCCGAAGCGGTCGGCCTGCTGGCCATGTCCGCCGGGCTCGGCACCGGCGTCCTGGTGGGCCAGCGCGACGCCCGGTCCGCCACGGTCGTGCTCCGCTACCACCTGGACCGGATCTTCCTGGACTGA